Below is a genomic region from Acidobacteriota bacterium.
CATGGCGGCTCGGTGTCGGTGTGGGTGGAAACCACGGGCACCGGCGGCTCGGTGTCGGCGGACTTCACCTGCTATAACGGCACCACCTTCTGGGGTCAGAATGTCTACGCCGTCGGCAGCATCCCGGAGCTCGGCAGCTGGAACACCACCAACGCCGTCCCTCTCTCCCCCACCGCCTACCCGACCTGGACCGGAACGGTGAACAACCTCCCGGCGAGCACCTACGTCGAGTGGAAATGCATCAAAAAGTACAACGGCCAGGTGGTCTGGCAAAGCGGAGCCAACAACTCCTTCACCACCCCGGCCTCGGGGACGACTAGTACCAGCGGGTCGTTCTAGGCGCTCTTGATACGGGGGTGAGGGCTCTCAGAGAGCTCTCATCCCCGTCTTTCCTTATCCAGGCACAACTTATTCGGGTCTATAGAGATGGTGATCGAGCCTTCCAGAGGCATGGGCATCTCCACACTCGACAGGATCGGAGCCCAAGCCGAAGATTGGATCTCGGTCTCGAACAGGGCTGAGAATCACTCGATCCCCTTCACGTCGAGCTTCCACCTCATCGACATCGACCAAGAAGGTCTTGGGAACGATCACGCCTCGGTTCGTAACCCGAATC
It encodes:
- a CDS encoding carbohydrate-binding module family 20 domain-containing protein, which gives rise to MSADFTCYNGTTFWGQNVYAVGSIPELGSWNTTNAVPLSPTAYPTWTGTVNNLPASTYVEWKCIKKYNGQVVWQSGANNSFTTPASGTTSTSGSF